The proteins below are encoded in one region of Pleuronectes platessa chromosome 14, fPlePla1.1, whole genome shotgun sequence:
- the klhl23 gene encoding kelch-like protein 23, which translates to MSHKEGDIYTYDFTDGDHPSQLLDALRHFYVGGLFTDVSLQCGGSGAQVFHCHKALLSARSSYFKVMFTADMRERSDSSITLTGVRAEVLGALVNYVYTAQVRITESNVQSLLEAADLLQFIPVKQACEEFLVRLLDVDNCLGMHAFAQLHLCPALEREARRVTLSRFPELLLQEEFLELDHERMRAVVAAQSLTVQRDEVLVDAVVKWVTHDLDNRVHHTVDLLHSIHLDLDEIYFNASLEVLRQGLLSSDGKFKSMITQALRSNNGKEFCASRKMSSSMYIIGGYYWHPLCEVHFWDPVSDTWVQGKAMPDHERESYSISSLGASIYVTGGYRTNTVEALDAVSIYNCDYDEWTEGCSMITARYYHCSVALHGCIYAIGGYRGGAPERETEFYDPLKKKWFPVAKMIQGVGNATACVMEDKIYVTGGHYGYRGSCTYEKIQVYKPEVNEWSIITISPHPEYGLCSVPLNNKLYLVGGQTTIADCYDPEKDEWRSISVMKERRMECGAVAINGCIYVTGGYSYSKGTYLQSIEKYDPELDTWEIVGTLPSPARSHGCVCVHSV; encoded by the exons ATGTCACACAAGGAAGGCGACATCTACACGTACGACTTCACTGATGGAGATCACCCATCGCAGCTCCTGGACGCACTCAGGCACTTCTACGTCGGCGGCCTCTTCACGGACGTCTCCCTCCAGTGCGGTGGCTCCGGGGCGCAGGTGTTCCACTGCCACAAGGCGCTCCTGTCGGCCCGCAGCTCCTATTTTAAGGTCATGTTCACGGCTGACATGAGGGAGAGGTCCGACAGCAGCATCACCCTGACCGGGGTGCGCGCCGAGGTCCTAGGCGCCCTGGTGAACTACGTGTACACGGCTCAGGTGCGCATCACCGAGAGCAACGTGCAGAGCCTGCTGGAGGCCGCGGACCTCCTGCAGTTCATCCCCGTCAAACAAGCGTGCGAGGAGTTCCTCGTCCGCCTCCTGGATGTGGACAACTGCCTGGGGATGCACGCCTTCGCACAGCTGCACCTGTGTCCTGCCCTGGAGAGGGAGGCCAGGAGAGTGACGCTGAGCAGGTTCCCAGAgctcctgctgcaggaggagttcCTGGAGCTGGACCATGAGAGGATGAGGGCGGTGGTGGCCGCACAGAGCCTCACTGTGCAGAGGGATGAGGTCCTGGTAGATGCTGTGGTCAAGTGGGTGACCCATGATTTGGATAATCGCGTTCACCATACTGTGGACCTGCTGCACTCCATCCACCTGGACCTGgatgagatttatttcaatgCGTCTCTAGAGGTGCTCAGGCAGGGCTTGCTGAGCAGTGATGGGAAATTCAAATCTATGATAACTCAGGCGTTGAGGTCCAATAATGGCAAGGAGTTTTGTGCAAGTAGAAAAATGTCTTCCAGCATGTATATCATCGGTGGCTACTACTGGCACCCACTGTGCGAGGTCCATTTCTGGGAtcctgtcagtgacacatgGGTGCAAGGGAAAGCAATGCCTGACCACGAAAGAGAGAGTTACAGCATCAGCTCACTAGGAGCAAGTATATATGTGACGGGAGGTTACAGGACAAACACGGTTGAGGCCCTGGACGCTGTTTCGATTTATAACTGTGACTATGACGAATGGACCGAGGGCTGCTCCATGATCACAGCGAGGTACTACCACTGTTCCGTGGCGTTGCATGGCTGTATCTACGCCATCGGAGGCTACAGAGGAGGAGCTCCGGAGCGAGAGACGGAATTTTATGATCCTTTGAAAAAGAAATGGTTTCCAGTGGCCAAAATGATCCAAG GTGTTGGAAATGCCACTGCCTGTGTAATGGAGGACAAAATCTATGTTACCGGGGGCCACTATGGCTACAGAGGAAGCTGCACCTATGAAAAAATCCAGGTCTACAAGCCAGAGGTCAACGAGTGGAGCATCATTACAATAAGTCCCCATCCAG AATACGGGCTGTGCTCTGTGCCTCTCAACAACAAGCTGTATTTGGTGGGAGGACAGACGACGATCGCCGACTGCTACGACCCCGAGAAAGACGAGTGGAGGTCAATATCAgtgatgaaggagaggaggatggagtgcGGGGCCGTAGCAATAAATGGATGTATTTATGTAACAGGGGGATACTCCTACTCAAAGGGGACTTATCTGCAGAGCATCGAGAAGTACGACCCTGAGCTGGACACATGGGAGATAGTGGGGACTCTTCCTAGCCCGGCCAGATcccatggatgtgtgtgtgttcacagcgTGTGA